In the genome of Triticum urartu cultivar G1812 chromosome 5, Tu2.1, whole genome shotgun sequence, one region contains:
- the LOC125555880 gene encoding uncharacterized protein LOC125555880, which yields MCAAVDDYNAKEEWCCRMLLRKREQRPRSFWRRKGGRRQRGRERLRRGRLGFWKRRGTRTTWLTGPYTSSSRPCARRTVRPLRRCQSLLQRTRITPDKHRRLPLARARTPILLRLPLPRARTLILHLRVDDLLQITEAWVDGVLVFSFCFDFVKLATYDETV from the exons ATGTGTGCGGCCGTCGATGATTACAATGCTAAAGAGGAGTGGTGTTGCAGGATGCTATTGAGGAAGAGAGAGCAAAGACCCAGGAGCTTCTGGCGGAGGAAAGGAGGCAGGcggcagagagggagagagagactgAGGAGAGGACGGCTAGGCTTTTGGAAGAGGAGAGGAACCAGAACGACTTGGCTAACCGGGCCATATACGAGCTCTTCacg tccaTGTGCGAGAAGAACGGTCAGACCCCTCCGCCGATGCCAGTCATTGCTCCAGCGGACACG CATAACTCCCGACAAGCATCGACGTCTGCCATTGGCGCGAGCAAGAACCCCGATCCTCCTCCGTCTGCCACTACCGCGAGCAAGAACCCTGATCCTTCACCTACGGGTTGACG ATTTGCTTCAGATCACGGAAGCTTGGGTTGATGGAGTGCTTGTCTTTAGTTTTTGTTTTGACTTTGTGAAACTTGCTACCTATGATGAAACTGTGTAA